From the Priestia koreensis genome, one window contains:
- a CDS encoding LCP family protein, which yields MTNERRTRRKKKKRFRRIVLPILLLLILIIGGCSVFQFYQGKSQAGDGFKSDGNLTFNGKAPNIDNINVLLLGSDSRGEKHARTDSIMIAHYNGKTNTPKVVSIMRDTYVDIPGHGKNKINAAYAFGGPELLRQTIKENFDIDIQYYAIVDFKGFEKMVDIVAPDGIEVDIPYKMSHGLGLTLYPGKQKLHGKELLGYVRFRHDRESDFGRVRRQQEVIGKLKEEAISVSSIVKLPKLLGTMDPYLDSNVPNMTLLSIGKDFITKQAGKIETLRIPVDGSYEDARYENAGSVLKIDLDKNQEAMQDFLSQKPSNQKTNKNE from the coding sequence ATGACAAATGAAAGACGAACCAGAAGAAAGAAAAAGAAACGATTTAGAAGAATAGTTCTACCCATACTGTTATTATTAATACTAATTATTGGCGGATGCTCCGTGTTTCAATTCTACCAGGGGAAATCGCAAGCTGGAGATGGCTTTAAGTCAGATGGAAATTTAACCTTCAACGGAAAAGCGCCTAATATTGATAACATAAACGTACTATTGCTTGGAAGTGACTCTCGTGGAGAAAAACACGCGCGTACAGACTCAATCATGATTGCTCACTACAATGGAAAAACGAACACACCAAAGGTCGTATCCATCATGCGCGATACGTATGTCGATATTCCGGGTCACGGAAAAAATAAAATTAACGCTGCTTATGCGTTTGGCGGTCCAGAACTTCTACGCCAAACGATCAAAGAAAACTTTGACATTGATATCCAATACTATGCAATCGTTGATTTTAAAGGATTTGAAAAAATGGTCGATATTGTTGCACCGGATGGAATTGAAGTAGACATTCCGTACAAAATGTCGCACGGCCTTGGTTTAACCCTATACCCTGGTAAACAAAAACTCCACGGTAAAGAGCTACTAGGCTATGTTCGTTTCCGTCATGACCGCGAAAGTGACTTCGGCCGCGTCCGTCGTCAACAAGAAGTCATCGGTAAATTAAAAGAAGAGGCGATCAGCGTCTCAAGTATCGTTAAATTACCGAAGTTGTTAGGAACAATGGATCCATATTTAGATAGTAACGTTCCAAACATGACCTTATTGTCAATCGGAAAAGACTTTATTACGAAACAAGCGGGTAAAATTGAGACACTTCGTATTCCGGTAGACGGAAGCTATGAAGATGCACGTTATGAAAATGCAGGATCTGTTCTCAAAATTGATCTTGATAAAAACCAAGAAGCGATGCAAGACTTTTTATCCCAAAAACCATCCAATCAAAAAACGAATAAGAATGAATAA
- a CDS encoding glutathionylspermidine synthase family protein has translation MDHRHKEKRQQFYEGIQDFWPDLCNQEYALYDIKVEPKAQIDKIRLATGRVGHIFFKTARLMRHLDDETLLRLGFQKEMLSYIRLQTIAMETVVSRMEFAVNKRSVKLLTLHANTPLLIKESFSVNGDVCSHFNVLNPNEGLEEDLQKALRSAISYTKGYVGKARNANIVFTSYEKSLEDYLTTQYLMKVANTEAQYLPFSDLRLIEQSLSGNKEVLFKAGLYDPKGDYVDILLQRNQFSTSTSSVGKMEHMVMNFVENGVLGIINPPSAFLLQSNAVQALIWGLHEETHPYFTKKEHTWIARYFVPTYMEEDYFKKNNVKYVAKDLFSRESGAGQIGAKDGEGWIGKEIKKQCVYQKQVDLPSHEVKTTEGLKAVDVLYSCFLVNGKPSAVSILAKKEPGDHCDYYLPIGVEHPVEENKAE, from the coding sequence ATGGATCATCGGCACAAAGAAAAGCGACAACAATTTTATGAAGGAATACAGGATTTTTGGCCAGATTTATGCAATCAAGAATATGCTCTATATGATATTAAAGTAGAACCAAAAGCACAAATTGACAAAATTCGTTTAGCAACGGGAAGGGTAGGCCATATTTTCTTTAAGACGGCTAGGCTCATGAGACATTTAGATGATGAAACGTTGCTGCGTTTAGGTTTTCAAAAGGAAATGCTTTCTTACATTCGTCTTCAAACAATCGCGATGGAAACGGTGGTGTCGCGTATGGAGTTTGCTGTGAATAAACGCAGCGTGAAGCTACTTACGCTACATGCTAATACACCACTTTTAATAAAAGAGAGCTTTTCAGTTAATGGGGATGTGTGTAGCCATTTTAATGTACTGAATCCAAATGAGGGGCTAGAAGAGGATTTACAAAAAGCGCTGCGTAGCGCCATCTCTTACACCAAAGGGTATGTAGGAAAGGCAAGGAATGCAAATATTGTATTCACATCGTATGAAAAAAGTCTTGAAGATTACTTAACGACTCAATATTTGATGAAAGTAGCGAATACAGAAGCGCAATATTTGCCGTTTTCAGATCTACGCTTAATTGAGCAGTCGCTTTCTGGAAATAAAGAAGTGTTATTTAAAGCAGGTTTATACGATCCTAAGGGCGATTACGTGGATATTTTGCTTCAGCGTAATCAGTTTAGTACATCTACTTCTAGCGTAGGGAAAATGGAGCATATGGTAATGAACTTTGTAGAGAATGGTGTGCTCGGAATTATTAATCCGCCTTCAGCTTTTCTGCTGCAATCAAATGCTGTTCAGGCGCTGATTTGGGGACTGCATGAGGAAACACATCCTTATTTTACAAAAAAGGAACATACGTGGATTGCACGTTATTTTGTGCCGACCTATATGGAAGAGGATTATTTTAAGAAAAACAACGTAAAGTATGTGGCAAAGGATTTATTCAGCCGAGAGAGTGGAGCGGGCCAGATAGGTGCAAAAGATGGTGAGGGTTGGATAGGGAAGGAAATCAAAAAGCAATGTGTGTATCAAAAGCAAGTGGATCTTCCGAGTCATGAAGTAAAAACGACCGAGGGGTTGAAAGCAGTCGATGTGCTGTACAGCTGTTTTTTAGTGAATGGAAAGCCTAGTGCAGTCAGTATTTTAGCCAAGAAAGAGCCGGGTGATCACTGTGACTATTATTTGCCAATTGGAGTAGAACATCCGGTAGAAGAAAATAAGGCAGAGTAA
- a CDS encoding YitT family protein produces the protein MRMELAQKKQDAHVQSVHRKLPKSAVLKRTIFITFGAILMALGLEVFLVPNNVIDGGITGISIMLSHITGLSLGIFLFLLNLPFFFLGYKQIGKTFAFSTLYGIVVLSVSTVLLHDVPGVTQDTLLATVFGGIALGVGVGIVIRYGGSLDGTEILAILFNKKLPFSVGEIIMFMNLFILSAAGFVYTWDRAMYSLIAYFIAYKTIDVVVQGLDESKSAWIISDAYQDIGEAIMARLGRGVTYLNGEGAYTGDDKKVVFCVITRLEEAKLKSLVEDHDPNAFLAVSNIAEVRGGRFKKKDIH, from the coding sequence ATGCGCATGGAATTAGCGCAAAAAAAACAAGATGCACACGTACAGTCTGTACACCGAAAATTACCTAAAAGCGCCGTTTTAAAACGAACGATCTTTATTACGTTTGGGGCGATACTCATGGCATTGGGGCTAGAAGTTTTCCTTGTGCCGAACAATGTTATTGATGGCGGAATTACCGGAATTTCAATTATGCTGTCACATATTACAGGACTAAGTCTAGGAATTTTCCTCTTCTTACTTAACCTACCGTTCTTTTTCCTCGGCTACAAACAAATCGGAAAGACTTTTGCATTTTCCACTTTATATGGGATCGTTGTATTATCTGTCAGTACCGTTCTGCTTCACGACGTGCCGGGCGTAACACAAGATACGTTGCTTGCGACAGTCTTTGGAGGAATCGCACTAGGGGTCGGAGTAGGGATCGTTATTCGCTATGGAGGATCATTAGATGGAACGGAAATTTTAGCGATTTTGTTCAATAAGAAGCTGCCGTTTTCCGTTGGCGAAATCATCATGTTTATGAACCTGTTCATTTTAAGTGCAGCAGGATTCGTGTACACATGGGACCGTGCAATGTATTCCTTAATTGCCTACTTCATTGCCTACAAGACGATTGATGTAGTCGTACAAGGGCTAGATGAGTCAAAATCTGCATGGATCATTAGTGATGCCTATCAGGATATTGGTGAAGCGATTATGGCTCGACTTGGTCGTGGAGTAACCTATCTGAACGGAGAGGGTGCTTATACGGGAGATGACAAAAAAGTAGTATTTTGTGTCATTACACGACTCGAAGAAGCAAAATTAAAATCGCTTGTAGAAGATCACGATCCAAATGCGTTTCTTGCCGTATCAAATATCGCAGAAGTTCGCGGAGGGCGATTCAAAAAGAAAGATATTCACTAA
- a CDS encoding penicillin-binding transpeptidase domain-containing protein, translating into MKKIIALAMMLMVIFALAACSNTDDGKKRLDEYVSLWNKQDFDQMYSYLSTKSKKQISKKEFVDRYKRIYSGVDVKDLSVKVTSKKDVKEKDGELPLKVDVNMQTAGGEVSFSQNVDVINEKQQDDENWYVNWSPSLIFPSLTKDDKVRVETLKAKRGDILDRDNRALATDGTAARIGIIPGKLGDQKEQTVTALSQQLGLSSEWINQQLSQKWAKEDSFVPLKTVPLDNQSLLNKVTKLQGVLTDQINARVYPCGEACSHIVGYTGSITADVLKEKEKDGYNAQSTIGRAGMEKAYEDKLRAVDGAVIYLQDARGNRKKEIARKDAKNGQNIKLTIDVDTQIAMYDQLKTETGVGVAVQPKTGEVIGLVSAPSFDSNDFALGISSKDYEALENDPKKPLINRITSKFSPGSTMKMVTSALILDNQTIKPNEKLKIDGPWQKDESWGKFHVNRVGSMPAVDLRDALVTSDNIYFAETAVKLGLTKYEEGAKKFGFGESLPIEYPAFKKSQLSNSGSLGSEIDLANSAYGQAQVLVNPLHLAMMYTSLVNDGNIIKPTLLANSKDGEVWKKQAMSPETASIIKQDLIQVVEAPNGTGHAAKLPNITLAAKTGTAELKEEQGTRGKENGWFVAVNTDNPRLLVAMMVADVKKGGSHYVVPKVKSIFEQYFANNK; encoded by the coding sequence ATGAAAAAAATCATCGCATTGGCCATGATGCTTATGGTCATTTTTGCTTTGGCCGCCTGCTCCAATACAGATGACGGCAAAAAGCGACTAGATGAATATGTCAGCCTGTGGAACAAGCAGGATTTTGATCAGATGTATTCGTACTTATCCACAAAGTCAAAAAAACAAATTTCGAAAAAAGAGTTTGTAGACCGCTATAAGCGAATTTACAGCGGCGTGGATGTAAAAGATCTTTCCGTAAAAGTGACGTCGAAAAAAGATGTAAAAGAAAAAGATGGAGAGCTACCGCTTAAGGTTGATGTAAATATGCAAACAGCGGGTGGTGAGGTCTCCTTTTCTCAAAACGTAGACGTGATAAACGAAAAACAACAGGATGATGAGAACTGGTATGTGAACTGGTCTCCTTCTCTGATCTTCCCATCCCTTACAAAGGATGATAAAGTTCGTGTGGAAACATTAAAAGCGAAACGCGGAGATATTCTTGACCGTGATAATCGCGCCCTAGCGACTGATGGAACTGCTGCACGCATTGGCATTATTCCAGGGAAATTAGGAGATCAAAAAGAGCAAACCGTAACTGCTCTTAGTCAACAGCTCGGACTCTCTTCTGAGTGGATTAACCAGCAGCTCAGTCAAAAATGGGCAAAAGAAGATTCCTTTGTACCGTTAAAAACAGTACCGCTTGACAATCAAAGTCTCTTAAATAAAGTCACAAAATTGCAAGGAGTGCTAACAGATCAAATCAACGCACGCGTATATCCTTGCGGAGAAGCGTGTTCGCATATCGTAGGTTATACGGGTTCAATCACAGCAGATGTGCTAAAGGAAAAAGAAAAAGATGGCTACAATGCACAGTCTACGATCGGGCGTGCAGGTATGGAGAAAGCATATGAAGATAAGCTCCGTGCGGTTGATGGAGCAGTCATCTATTTACAAGATGCTCGTGGTAATCGAAAGAAAGAAATCGCTCGAAAAGATGCGAAAAACGGGCAAAACATTAAGCTTACAATCGATGTAGACACCCAAATTGCGATGTACGACCAGTTAAAAACGGAAACAGGCGTTGGCGTAGCCGTTCAACCTAAAACAGGTGAAGTGATTGGCTTGGTCAGCGCACCATCGTTTGACTCAAATGATTTTGCACTCGGTATCTCCTCAAAAGATTATGAGGCGCTTGAAAATGATCCGAAAAAACCATTAATTAACCGAATTACAAGCAAGTTCTCACCTGGCTCAACGATGAAAATGGTAACGTCAGCGCTTATTTTAGATAATCAAACGATTAAGCCTAATGAAAAATTAAAAATTGACGGCCCGTGGCAAAAAGATGAAAGCTGGGGTAAATTCCATGTAAATCGTGTAGGCAGTATGCCCGCAGTGGACTTGCGTGATGCGCTCGTAACCTCTGACAACATTTATTTTGCAGAAACAGCTGTCAAGCTAGGACTTACAAAGTACGAAGAAGGTGCCAAAAAATTCGGCTTCGGTGAATCGCTACCGATTGAATATCCAGCCTTTAAAAAATCACAGCTTTCCAACAGCGGCTCTCTAGGTTCTGAAATTGATTTAGCGAATTCTGCTTACGGTCAAGCGCAAGTCTTAGTAAACCCACTTCACTTAGCCATGATGTACACGTCATTAGTGAACGATGGGAATATCATCAAACCGACGCTTTTAGCCAATAGCAAAGACGGTGAAGTTTGGAAGAAGCAAGCGATGTCTCCTGAAACAGCGTCCATTATTAAGCAGGACCTCATTCAAGTAGTTGAAGCACCAAATGGGACGGGGCACGCAGCCAAACTGCCAAACATAACGCTTGCAGCTAAAACTGGTACAGCAGAATTAAAAGAAGAACAAGGAACACGCGGAAAAGAAAACGGTTGGTTTGTAGCCGTTAATACCGATAATCCTCGCCTTCTCGTAGCTATGATGGTGGCAGATGTTAAAAAAGGCGGAAGTCATTACGTTGTACCAAAGGTCAAATCGATTTTTGAACAGTATTTTGCCAATAATAAATGA